The segment GTCCGTACAcaaaatgttaataatattatttattaaatattatgaaaGACCCGAAAAAAACTCCCCATTGGATGGCAAATAGTATCACTTAGCTCCTCCCAAAACATAACGAAACGAAAGACCCAAAAAACTACCGGCCTTTAACATGTTCatctactacctataagattttgacatctattttaGTGGAGAAAACTTATACATTTATGaaagagaataacctctttcccactgaacaaaaaggatgcagacgagACTCAtgcggatgcaaagatcagctcctaattaatcgcatgatccttgagaactgccataacaagcgcagaaatctcagctcttcatggattgattataaaacaaggcctttgacagcataccacattcgtggattctgaaatcgctggacattttcaaactttctcctgtgatttcagattttttaaagtacaatatgtcactatggaacacgaagctccaattatatcattctaattgagtattgcgctcaaacaatattagcataaactgtggcattttccaaggtgactcactttcaccactaattttctgcatggctacaaaattgacaacaggaaaataagccatctattttatatggcaaagatgatgaagagcttgaaggactactacaTACTGCGAAAGGATttagtgatgatatcgggatggagtttggccttgtAAAGTGTGctaaagccacttttaagaaagggaaattggtaaagtcaagttcaatcgaattagatgttgaggcagtaataaaggaacttgagcaagAACCAACCTATagatacctaggaataaatgaaggctctggtatccagcatgcaaacATGAAAGGGAAGGTTAGGAagaaatgttatagaagagttcgagcagttctgaagtctgagctgaatgcatataataaggtgttagccgTAAATTCCTAAGCAGTCCCAGTTGTTCTTTATGGCTTGAATGTGcctaactggaataccagtgaaataatgaaaattgatagaaaaatccgcaagctactaacttgtaataagatgcaccatccaaaggcagacgtgggtTGTCTTTATATTCCaagagctcagggaggtcgaggcttgatccagcttgaacttacgtacaaagccaccacaatcggactgaccaaataccttgaaacaaccaacgattggatgctaaaacttgttgaaaaacataaaagaccgaaaaaaacttcactctattctgaatGAGGGCGAAATATTCGCTGCTGATTTCTTAGATACCTACCAGATTGATTAGCTTGAtgctgcaaagaaaagaaaattaattgtgaagacaaaagcacatgaaaaattagctagcagatggggacagaaacctctgcatggcaggtatgtggcccgtagcaaacaaacTGATGTCGACTAGAAACACACGcatcaatggttacgaagctcaggccTAAAAGcaagagagtgaaggtttcatattagtcGCTCAAGActaaagcttattaacccggaactaccaagccaatgtgataaaaaataaagttaacccaaaatgccgattttgtaacgatgagattgaaactatagactacctaatctcagggtgtagagtcttagcacctgcagaatataaagtaagacatgacagagtcggccagtatttacaatggacaatatgtcggcattataaaatcaaaaccccTGACAAATTGTATGAACACCAtcttgaagctgtgactgagggagaaaatgtgtcgattctatgggactttcccgtacataccgacaaaactataaaagctaataaaccggatattataaaagatcagacaaaaaggtgtgtttattaattgacatgaatattccttgcgatcacaatatagcggcgaaagaatttgacaagatcaataaatataaagacttgctaatagaaattgaaaaaatgtggcatctcaaggcgactacactaccagtgattgtaggatgtCTAGGAATAATATAAAAAGGTACTGAAGCTTATTTGAAAATTATACTAGGCTTCAGGAAGTGCAAAACTCGTGCTAACTgaaacgactcatgtactgagaagagcattatcgctgtgaaaacaacatccattcacgaatttatttatttatttattaattttttaaatacatattttacctgtgaatttgcgtgtgtaatctgggaatgcatacaatgagcttctctaccctaggtgtatggaaaacactcggcgagaaatggaagaaaatttgaagaaagaaggaaaaaaaaatgataaacccTTCTACTAAAGGCCTGAAAATTTAGGGAAGGGGActcgtcgattacatccaccctagtgtttactggttcttaatttattgacaccgaaaggaggcacggcaaagtcgatctcgaagGAATTAGAACCCCAAACGtgacgacggacgaaataccgccaaactTTTCGCTCGGtttctaacaattcagccagctcgccgcttacatcatcatcatcatcatcatcatcatcatcatcatcatcatcatcataataataataataataataataataataataataataataataataataataattcttttattggccacaagggctgaacacagaacaaATAGGAACAATATAATACAATGAACAAGTGGGATATTGAACAATGTATGtaacaagtaacaaaaaaaataacaaaacaattaaacaataaaaatccCCCGGAAGTGTGGAGCTCCTCACAGGGACAACAGCAGAACCCCACTAAACCTGGTTATCCCGACAGGTGTATCTCAGTAGACACCTCTCTCCTTCTTAACTTCCCCGATTTACAAACGGAAGTTCAGAGTAAGCCCATTCACACAGGCCATCCTCGCCACAtacacccacctttcaacaaaattaCTGGGTGCGCAGAACTTACCGCTCTACCCTCATTTCCTtatcaagtggaacttgaaaaagtcgatgagggtTAGGCTGAAGAGGAAAATATCTGCCTTCAGTGCTTTGAGTCTCGTTCATCACACTAATTCCTTCGCTATAGCCATTAGACAGGAGGAAACTGTCTTTCCTTCCCGGCAAAGGAAGGCGGCTGTGCGATATTCACGATGGACTCGGCTGACAACCGGACCGTCCTACACGAGAtaacagctgttcgacaaagcTCGAGAATTCAGTAATACAGGGACACTGGACAACTGCATGCAGGACGATTTCGTCACCCTGCGCACACCTGGGACAAGTCCGTCTGAGAGTACATCCATGTCTGTAAAGCTTGTTCCCATAATACTCTCAagaacacaagaacaaaatccccagagagaggaaaattctaatgagacggcgtacaaaaatttcaaatcgcctaaacaaacaaattgaaagcagtgaaaagtcccgcctgaaaataaaactgttggaaattgaaaagtgtctgcaactctcccgtgaaatactgaatgagcaattcaagagtgttttcactccaccccttgggcatttccaaatcagcaatccaactgacttctttaccactgcagatataaaatcagaggcagcgatgattgattacatcaatataaaggaatacGATGTAATAAAGgttatagatgaaatgaaaacaaattcagCTAccggccccgatggattcccggcaatccttctaaaagtatgtaagagagtcctagcaagaccactgcagttcctctttcagagcttccttgcaactggcaaacttccaagaaaacttaaggaaggtaaaatatgccctattcataaaggaggtagcagagcggaggccaagaactacagacctatctctctgacctcacacatcagcaaggtcatagaacgaatagtcagaaggaaactaatcaccttccttgaagaaaatgacttgctacctgacacccaacatggtttccgaccaggaagaagctgcttaactcagcgcctacaacactttgcaaaggcctttgataaagtcgatcatggaatgatatctcacaaactgcgtgatcttggcatagttggaaaattgggagaatggcttcatgattttctgaaggatagaagtcaggtggtagtagccaatggggccacttccattaacacgcaaatagtgagcggtgttccgcagggcactgttttgggaccactgctgttcataatggccctctcagacatgccctcagccacgcagagagccacgatcacaagttatgcagatgatacaaaagtttcacaggcaatacagaaccctgaagacactaaacacctgcaatgtgagctggacaaaatatacaagtgggctgaaaagaatagcatgcagttcaatgctgaaaagtttcaagctttatgctatcagcatgcaaaactaaatgcaatacccaatgaatacaatGGACCCGGAgtgattgcaatcccagaggcacaatcagtgcgtgacctgggtatttacatgagcgatgatgcaacctttcatgcacatgttgctaaactggcaatgaaatgtagacggctggccggatggattcttagaacctttagaacaagagaacaagaaaccatgatggtcctctggaagacacttgtcctaagccactttgactattgctctcagctatggccaccatccagtgtcaagttgatcacaggaCGTGAGGCGATCCatcgaagctacacgaagaagatagcctctgtgcagcatataagctactgggaaagactcaagagattaaaactctattccttggagcgtaggcgagaaagatatgctataatatacatctggaagatcctagaaggaattgttccaaactttggcatcgagagttacacaaatgccagaactgggcgccactgcgtggtgccaaggactccaaatttgccatcaagatgtaggacaagatactgtgatagcctgggcttcagaggcccacagctcttcaatatcctcccgaaggacctgagagacctgcatggggtggatgcagatgtctttaaaataaaactggatctcttcctgtcaagtgtcccagatgaaccaacttcacgacaggaggtgcagatgagggcagctgcatcaaactctctcatgcaccaaatggcagttgctaaaaagcattcgtgaagtaaaatcatgtagcaacaccgaatggcagtgctccagcatggccacagctcgtgagctgaaactagataaataaaaaaaaaacaaatatatatatatgtatgttttatatatgtatctgtgtgtgtgcgtgtgtgtgtgcgtgtgtagatagataatagatgcgtacacgtaaatgaatatataacattatttgtaTTCCCTTATTGTCGAATGTAatctgtaaaaaataaaattctaatgtttcttttattttctagatTATTGCAATAACCAACCGTTCAATATTTACAGCAGCATATGCTGTAGTTCACAGGTGACATCTATAACTGGTTTTAAACGGCCTGCGTGTTGCGGAAATGTAGCATTTGACAGAGATGCCAGTATATGTTGCGGTGGTACAGTCACTGCAAAATCAGCAACAGTAAATGGATGTTGCGGTGCGACAGCTATAGATTTATCCCTTAAAGACTGTTGTTCCGGTAAAGTGATTGACAGACTAACAAAAATATGTTGTGGTGCAACAGAAACTGCTAGAACATCAATATATGATGTTTGTTGCGGGACAGTTAAAATGGATAAGACCAAGAATCTTTGCTGCGGTGGTGTTGTAAAAGCTATAGCAACTACTTTTCCAACGGGAAATAATATCGTACCAAGCACGTATGCTTGTTGTGCAGATGCAATTTTCGAAACACGTACTCACTACTGTTTTTACGGACAAATATATCCGCGAACCAATAGGGT is part of the Octopus sinensis linkage group LG8, ASM634580v1, whole genome shotgun sequence genome and harbors:
- the LOC115214801 gene encoding galaxin-2-like isoform X2, with product MLIIAYGTVFGIEKRTRNIMSKILIFIALALLAVISSVTALHPPFVPHTTYYCNNQPFNIYSSICCSSQVTSITGFKRPACCGNVAFDRDASICCGGTVTAKSATVNGCCGATAIDLSLKDCCSGKVIDRLTKICCGATETARTSIYDVCCGTVKMDKTKNLCCGGVVKAIATTFPTGNNIVPSTYACCADAIFETRTHYCFYGQIYPRTNRVPWW